Proteins found in one Poecilia reticulata strain Guanapo linkage group LG15, Guppy_female_1.0+MT, whole genome shotgun sequence genomic segment:
- the slc17a5 gene encoding sialin, with product MERYDSDAEKDEQQLPLLHRRQDDKVHRAPACCSSRYGLALLSSYGFFVVYSLRVNLSVAMVDMLNNTHQSSSNHSGSMCTPHNTPVQPKHNQSAGVYNWDSATQGWILGSFFYGYILTQIPGGYLAGRCGAKWLMGFGVLGTALFTLLTPLAADLGASYLIVVRVLEGVGEGVTFPAMYTMWASWAPPLERSRLLTISYIGAQLGTVVALPLSGEICFYMGWPYVFYLFGAVGLVWFVLWAFLVFDSPNSHPRISEQERLYITNSLKNELSTSAGHIPWRAIVTSMPLMAIVVAHFSYNWTFYTLLTLLPTYMNDILGFSIQQNGFLSALPYLGCALMAVLSGQVADYLRETRLYSTVFVRKSFSLIGMIGPAVFLVAAGYTGCDYSLAVTFLTLSSALGGVSASGFNINHLDIAPSYAGILLGITNTFATIPGMVGPVIARALTHNNTIEEWQVVFYIAAAINVFGALFYAVFGRGTVQPWAVHSTYSHGD from the exons ATGGAGCGTTACGACTCTGACGCCGAGAAAGACGAACAGCAACTGCCGCTCCTTCACCGAAGACAAGACGACAAAGTCCATAGAG CGCCAGCATGCTGTTCTTCGCGCTACGGCTTGGCTTTGCTCTCCAGCTACGGATTCTTCGTGGTCTACTCTCTGAGGGTGAACCTCAGTGTGGCGATGGTGGACATGCTCAACAACACCCACCAGTCCAGCAGTAACCACAGTGGCTCGATGTGCACCCCCCACAACACCCCCGTACAACCCAAACACAACCAGTCG GCTGGTGTGTACAACTGGGACTCTGCGACTCAGGGATGGATCTTGGGCTCCTTTTTCTACGGCTACATCCTGACGCAGATCCCCGGCGGCTACCTGGCTGGCCGCTGCGGAGCCAAGTGGCTGATGGGATTCGGCGTGCTGGGAACCGCCCTCTTCACGCTGCTCACGCCTCTGGCCGCCGACCTGGGCGCGAGCTACCTCATCGTAGTGAGAGTGCTGGAGGGGGTCGGAGAG GGTGTCACGTTCCCTGCGATGTACACCATGTGGGCATCATGGGCCCCCCCGCTGGAGAGAAGCAGACTCCTCACCATTTCATACATTG GAGCCCAGCTGGGGACCGTCGTGGCTCTGCCTCTGTCTGGTGAAATCTGCTTCTACATGGGCTGGCCCTACGTCTTCTACCTCTTTG GTGCTGTCGGCTTGGTGTGGTTCGTCCTGTGGGCTTTCCTCGTCTTTGACAGTCCAAACAGTCACCCCCGGATATCGGAGCAGGAGAGGCTTTACATCACCAACTCTCTGAAAAATGAG CTGTCTACCTCTGCGGGCCACATCCCCTGGCGAGCCATCGTAACCTCGATGCCGCTGATGGCCATCGTCGTGGCTCACTTTTCCTACAACTGGACCTTCTACACGCTCCTCACTCTCCTGCCGACTTACATGAATGACATCCTGGGATTCAGCATACAGCAG AACGGGTTTCTCTCCGCTCTGCCGTACCTGGGCTGCGCTCTGATGGCCGTGCTGAGCGGCCAAGTCGCCGATTACCTGCGAGAGACTCGTCTCTACTCTACGGTCTTCGTCAGGAAGTCCTTCTCTCTGATTG GTATGATTGGGCCCGCTGTGTTCCTGGTGGCAGCAGGTTACACAGGCTGTGACTACAGCCTGGCCGTGACCTTCCTCACCCTCTCCTCTGCTCTGGGCGGAGTGTCGGCCTCTGGCTTTAACATCAACCACCTCGACATCGCTCCTTC GTATGCCGGTATCCTGCTGGGAATCACCAACACTTTTGCCACTATTCCTGGCATGGTGGGACCAGTCATAGCAAGAGCTCTTACACACAAT AACACTATAGAGGAATGGCAGGTTGTGTTTTACATCGCCGCTGCCATCAACGTGTTTGGCGCTCTGTTCTACGCCGTGTTTGGACGAGGGACGGTCCAGCCCTGGGCGGTCCACTCAACCTACTCCCACGGAGACTGA